DNA from Prevotella melaninogenica:
AGTTTGAGAAGTGTACTTATTTGAAGCTTGGCGATTTGGAATCAAAGGATCAGACAGAAGCTGCATTGTGGTTGGGCAAGCAAAGTTATGTTGATGCTTCGCGTATTGGAATATGGGGTTGGAGCTTTGGAGGCTTCAATACATTGATGAGTATGAGCGAGGGACGTAATGCGTTCAAGGCAGGTGTAGCTATTGCTCCACCAACGAACTGGCGCTATTATGACTCTGTTTATACTGAGCGTTATATGCGTACACCACAGGAGAATGCTGCTGGTTATGCTATTAATCCAATCAATAGAGCAGAGAAGCTTCATGGTAAACTCTTAATATGTCATGGCTTAACGGACGATAACGTACATCCGCAGAATGCCTTTGAATATTCTGAGGCTTTGGTTCAAGCTGATAAGGACTTCAAAGAGAATCTTTATACCAATCGTAACCATGGTATTTATGGTGGTAACACTCGTAATCATCTTCTGAGACAGGTTACTGAATGGTTTATCGAGAACCTGTAATAGGCGCTGATAAAAGAACTGTGCTGTTTGCTAAGCGCCCTTATGTATAAATGAACCATGCGTGTCTTACTACATAATATGATGATGACAAGGGGCTTTTAATTCATCTTTTACTGATGTGTTAATGCTCAACACATAGTGTGCTGATGCTTAACACGTCATGTGCGGATGGTAAACACCAATGGTGTTGAGTACTTAGTGTAGTGCAATATGATATTATCAGGGAACAAATTGTTGGTATTAAGGAGTTGTTCTATCAGATAACTGTAAATCAAAGGTGATGTCATATGGACGAGTATATTGTTCAAAGGTCTATCAGATAGCACTAATAAAGAAAAAACTCGGACACTGAATTGCTATAATCAGTGTCCGAGTTTTTTATGTATAGTTAGTTTTATCTTGCTCCTTAGCCAAAGAGACGCTCAAAGAAGCCTTTCTTTTTAGGCTTTTCTTCGCTTGTAGCTGCCTCGAGGTGTGTAGAATCAGCTTTCTTAGAGATTGTTTCCTTCTTAACAGCAGAATCATTTGCAGGGATGTCTTCACCCTCGATGATACCCGCAGTACCCCATTGTGCAGCAAGTATTGTGGCATCCTTGCGAGCCGTATCCTCGTCAATTTCATATTGACCGCAGATTAACTCTACGAGGTTATCTACTGTAAAAGAATCCATCTTCTGCACCTCTTCCCATAAGTATGCAGAACTTTCGTTCATAGATATAATATTGCTGAAGTCAATATTCTCATCTCCTTCTGCAACGATAATATGTTCTCCGCATACTTCACGGAGGTTGAAGCCATTCTTTACTTTCATTCTTATTGATAGTTTATATTATTATCTTTCTTTTTATATTCCATTAAATGGTGCCAAAGATAGGAATCCAGATACGTCTGTAAATACCTAATAAATATCTTCGGATAGGAAGAAGTCGAGTCCAAATAAAACTATATGACTTCCATTTCCAAGCATTTGTAGCATCCATCTTGTTTCGTCCTTTACGGTAGAAACCAATGACTGCTCCAACAATATTCTCTTTCTTACAATGCTCAACACCAAGGTTGCCATCACCGCGTAAGGTCACGTTGTCACCTTCTATGCTGTCAATACGATGTAAGACGAAGTGTCGTGGTGTTATCTCCGCTAAGACTGGGTCGCCAACTTTTATTGTGGAAGGCTTGACAAGCAAAGCTTTGTCACGGTCATTTTCAAGGAAAGGACGCATAGAATAGCCACGAAGGCGTAACGTAACAGTATGTCCTTCATTTAACATCTTGACAACTTCTGGTAGAAACTCTGCATTAGCAAACTGGATTTCAGAAGTCGTAAGTACTGTTTTTGACATAAGTTTTATCTTTTCGTTACGGTTTGATAGCACACTTCTGCTGCTTCTTGATTAGGCAAGCAATGTAACGTAAATATCCTCCCAGCTTCTACAATTTTTGTAATAGTATCACAAACGCCATTGTAAATGTCTGAATCCCACTTCATGCTGGAGCAAGAGGGGAGTAGTGAAGCAAATGCTGCAATAGGATTGGGCTTCTCAACAGAGTTTGTTGTAGCGCGGTCAATACGTGTAATAGCACCTAAACGAGCC
Protein-coding regions in this window:
- a CDS encoding S24/S26 family peptidase, yielding MSKTVLTTSEIQFANAEFLPEVVKMLNEGHTVTLRLRGYSMRPFLENDRDKALLVKPSTIKVGDPVLAEITPRHFVLHRIDSIEGDNVTLRGDGNLGVEHCKKENIVGAVIGFYRKGRNKMDATNAWKWKSYSFIWTRLLPIRRYLLGIYRRIWIPIFGTI
- a CDS encoding PqqD family protein, with the translated sequence MKVKNGFNLREVCGEHIIVAEGDENIDFSNIISMNESSAYLWEEVQKMDSFTVDNLVELICGQYEIDEDTARKDATILAAQWGTAGIIEGEDIPANDSAVKKETISKKADSTHLEAATSEEKPKKKGFFERLFG